GGAATCGTAAAATCCCCATTTTCATCAATGGAACTTGTCAGGCTTGTTCCATCAGGCAACTCAACTTTTGCTTTAAATGTCACGCCGTCTGGTACTGGCTGAACGATTGCAACATTTCCAATAAGGCTAGTTCCGCCTTCTATAATATCCGCTACAATTGGTTTTGCGATTGGGTATTGAATAAACGGATCGGCTATTACTTGTTTGATTGTCGGCTCACTAACTTTGGTATATTTATCTACACTAGCCTCAATCACTATTTTTAGCTGATCATTCCCTTGAGGCTGATAGTCACCAAAGGGAATCCAAAATGTCCCGTCTTCATTGACCGTTTCAGATAGAATGGTTCCATTAGGCAATTCGACTTTTGCCTTAAATGTCACTCCTTCTGGGGTTGGCTTAGTAATCGCTACGCTTCCATTAAGACTTGTCATACCTTCTAAAATATCTTCAACAACCGGTTTTGCAACTGAATAATTCGCTAAAGGATCTTCTTCTACTTTATCGAAATATAGATTGATCGCATCTCCGTTTGCATGGATCGTATTTAGTAATTCTAAATCAATAACGGGTTTATTCACTGCCATTGCCGTTACCTTTGCCTTTTCAGCTGTTACATCAGAAACTTTCGTAGAAAAATTGAAATCAACATCACCAAGTACATTAGCCTGCAACGCTTGAGTTAACACATCCGATGTTCCATTGGCAATTTTCCCAACAAGGTCCAACAAACCATTAACAGCTGGCTTTAATAAATCAAGAACTGGATTTAAAATGGCTAGAAGTCCAGTGAATTTTAATCCAGCGACAGCTTCTTTCAGTGGATTAAACAATTTTGCATACGTCGTACGAACATATTGCCCTAATCCATCAGTGAAATCGACCATCACATATTTACCGTCTGGTGATAATTTTCCTTCAACTGTTGCTTGATAGCTGCCTAATTCTTGAAGGGAATTAAGTCCTTCAAATGCCTTTTCCAGAGAATCAAGTTGCAATCCCAATGGTTTTGCCAGCCCAAGTAGTCTCGTTACAAAACCCCCTACTTTCAAAACCAAATCTTTGACCACAGGAACGTCTCCTGGCACGATTGGAAGTAACTTAGCGCTAGCATTGATCAAAATCGGTCCATCGATTTTCCCACGTAATTCTTCAGGAATCGCAAAAACGATAACCTTTGGTGACACTAAACCAACATCTGCAACGGCAGTTCCTTTAAATGAAAGATCTAAATCATATGTAGAATCTGCATTTTTTTCCAACTTAACACCATCACTTATGACAGTTCCTTTGTTGGAAGACAACTGTGTCCCTTTTAAAATACTGATATCTGCTAAATCTGCTGTATTCGTCAACTCTACAGCATCTGCTTCAAACTGATTCCTATTCCCCAAAAAAACGAGCGAGCTCGGTGTTACTGCGGCTGTTAATAATACCAATGCCCCAGCTAACGTAATTGTAGCGCGATAATTCTTTTTCATGATTGCCTCCTTAATTTTAAAGCATAGCAAGGCTGATTCAGCTCTGCATAGCTAGGTAACATAAAGACTGAATAGCTTGTTCAATCTTTAAACTTGTTTATCTGCTTGTTTCTAGGTCGACCAATACAGACAATTAAGTAATATATGATTGCATTGTAAAGAATACTATCTAAATAATTTTATTTCAAATAATTGGATTGTAATTTTCGGTAAAAAATAGGTTTAAAGAATTAAAATCACACATCTCATTTACCTATATAAAATTTATTTTAAAATGCCCAGTTTTTTATAAAAAAATCAAGCATCCATTTCTTACTTTTTATTTGGCTATTCCTATATTTTTTCAAAATAGTCAAGCTAAAAAAAGTGAAGTCAGCTTTATTTATAAACGGAAAATACCAGTTTTCAAACAAATAAAATAACACTTACTTTTCTTATTATTTGCAAAAAAATCCACTCTTTTTTCTTTTCCCTTTTTAGGTAATTCTTATGACAAAATTGAATTGTTTATAAATTTGAAGATTGGAGGTTAGACAATGGACTATCAAGAAATACTTACATTTTGGTTTGAGGAATCTGAAGCTAGTCAGTGGTTTAAAAAGGATTTGGCTTTTGATAATCTTATCAAGGAAAGGTTTTCAGACATTCATAGGCAAGTGGCTCAAGGGGAAAAGTCAGCTTGGCGAAAAAATATTAACGGTCGATTAGCTGAAATTATTGTTTTAGATCAGTTTTCTCGTAACTTATTTAGAGGAAATGCACGTTCTTTTGCCTATGACGGTATGGCTTTAATTTTAACACAAGAAGCGATTGCAACAGGGAAGCTGGAGCATTTAACAACGGAACGGCGCGCATTTATCTACATGCCGCTAATGCATTCCGAATCTTTAGTTATTCATGAGGAAGCATTAAAACATTTTGCGGAAAAAGGATTAGAGCATAATCTTGCCTTTGAACTAAAACATCGTGAGATTTTAGCACGTTTTGGCCGTTATCCACATCGAAATGATCGTTTAGGTAGACACTCAACAGCAGAGGAAATTACCTTTTTAAAAGAACCAGGATCTTCGTTTTAGGGAACTATAAAAATAGGGAGGCAAACGGCTAATCGCTTGCTTCCCTATTTCTTATCGCTTAGTGGTACTCTGGTAAATAATCACGGTGAGCTTCAATTAGCTCATCGACCATTGCTTTGATTTCATCGATCGATAATTCTGAATTTGTATGAGGATCTAATAACGCTGCTTGATAGATTTTATCTTTTTTCAATGTCATTGCAGCTTCAACAGTTAATTCCTGAACATTGATATTTGTGCGGTTTAACGCTGCAAGCTGTGTTGGCAAATGACCAACATACGCTGGCTGTACACCATTTTTATCTACTAAACAAGGAACTTCCACGCAAGAATCTTCTGGCAGATTGGTAATCAGCCCTTTATTCAAAACATTGCCTGCAATCACGGTTGGATTGCCTGTCGTAATGGCATCCATAATATAAGAAGCATATTCCCGACTTCTCGTATGTTCTAATGAGCCATTATGAACAATATCAGCCCGCTGTTTTTCCCAATCTTCGATTTGCTTCACACAACGTCTTAAATATTCATCGATTGGAATATTCAAGGTATCGATCAATTCCGGATAATTTTTTTTGATAAAATAAGGATGATATTCTGCATTATGCTCGCTGGACTCGGTCACATAATAACCAAAATGTTTCATCAGTTCAAAACGTACTGCATCGTCATGAGGTTCTGTTTTAAGACTTGCCAAGCGTTTGATTTCTGGATAAAAATCTTTGCCCTCTTTTGTAATCTCCAATAACCATGCCATGTGATTGATTCCTGCAATCTTCCATTGAAAATCGTCCAAATCATATTCTTTATCTATTCCCAAATGTTTGAATAGCTCTGGTACACAAACTTGAACGCTATGGCATAAACCAACCGTTTTGACTTTGGTTGCCTTCAGCATGCCCATCGTTAAAATACACATTGGATTTGTATAATTCAGCAGCCAAGCATTAGGACAAACCTCTTCGATCTCCTTAGCAAATTCAAACATGACCGGTAACGTTCGTAACCCTCTAAAAATCCCGCCAATACCAGTTGTGTCAGCAATTGTTTGCTTTAGTCCATATTTTTTGGGAATCTCAAAATCGATAACAGTACTTGGTTCATATCCGCCAACTTGAATCGCATTGATCACAAAATCAGAATCACGCAACGCTTCTTTACGATCTGCATATATCTGAATCGTTGCTCGTCCTGCATTCGAGTTTTTATTGATAGTTTTTAACATCAATTCTGATTCCTTCAAACGCACCTCATCAATATCGTACAACGCAATCTCTGAATCCTGTAAACTTGGTGTCAACATCGCATCGCCTAAAACATTCTTAGCAAAAATCGTACTTCCAGCACCAATAAAAGAAATCTTTGTCATGTCTATTCTCCTCCTCATATAAAAAATTGAATAGGCCTCTACAGTCTTAAGTGAACAACTATAGTGATTACTAGCCAATCAATAAAATCATTATAAGTTAAGCGTTTTCATATATACATAACATTATTTTAGAAAAATAAGGCATTTTTTTAGCTTCTCTGACCAGAAAAATTTGATGGTGAGCAACCAAATTGATCTTTAAAAGCCCTTGAAAAACTCTGACTGCTCTTATAGCCAACAGCCAAAGCAACTTCTGTAATTGGTAAATCAGTCGTTTCCAATAAAATCGAGGCTTTTTGTAACCGAAATTCTTTTAAATACCCCATCGGAGAACAACCTATCTCATCTTTGATTACTTGACTTAAATAAGAACTATTCAAGCTCATTGAGTGACTGATTTCACGAATTGAAAGCTCTTCACGATAATAATTGTTTTTGATATAAAGCAAAAATGATTGACTGTACTTTTGTTTTCGACTTTCTAAAATCGAAGAATGAATCGTTTTTTCTTGTAATTTAAAACGTGACAATAAAGTCAGAAATCGTGCCTGATTCGCTAATTTTTCCCGATCATCGAACATATTGGAAGCGATAATTTGTTCAAATAATGTTTTGATCCCATCTGTCTTTTCAACTTTTCCGACATAATCTGTTAGACCGATGCCATTACTATAAAGTAGTTCTTTGACCATCGATCCAGAAAAACCAAACCAGTAATATTCCCAAGGTTTCTCATCATCTGCTTGATAGAAAGTCATTTCATTTGGTTTTATAATAAAAAAATCCCCTTTACCCAGACGATATTTGATTCCATTAACATCATATGTTCCACAACCCGAAACAATATAATGGATGACGTGCTCTTCTCTCATTGTTGGTCCATGATGATGACTGCTTTCACAAAGTTCGTGACCAACATTAAAAAAATAAAAATCACTAAAAAATTGCTCCTTCACAAAAATATCTCTGTAATTCCTCTGTTCTCCTACCATAACTTTCATCTCCAATTAAGTTGTCCAACTATCTTTTATATGATTATTTCCATTATAGCCTACCCGCTAAAAAAGTTATTCATCCTTCGTAAAAAATTTCAATATTTATATACTGGATCAAAAAAGTGTTAGAGATATAACGTTTAAACGTTATATCTCTAACACTTGAAATTTCAATATAAGTCTATTCATTTTTCAGGTAATCATGCTCGATTTTCAATTCCTTTTCAAAAAAATCTGCGACAACATCCATCATCTCACCTTTAACTAGATGCCCTTCACCTTCACCTGTAATAAACTGACTATGCTTAGCATACGATTCTCCTTTAACCATTTGATAAAAATCAGCCATGTCTTCATAAGGTATTTTAGGATCTTTGGTCCCATGCCAAAATAGAACTGGACGCTCTGCCAACGTCTCAGGCATTTTTGAAAGATCGTAGTTCGCTACCCAGCTAAGTAATAAAGGTAGATCACTTGGCACAAAAAAGTTCATTTCAGCGGAGCGTTCCATCACACGCTCAATATAACGTAGTGGTGCTGGTGTTCCCATCATACAAGCTGCCGCTTTGATTTCCGGATGTTGGGACAATAATGCACACGTTGTGATCCCGCCCATTGAGACACCGCCAACTCCGATTTTATCTGACTCGATCAATGCTTGCTTATCAAAATGACGCACTAACTGGGCAAACTCAATAATATTGTATTGAATACTTGCCCAAAACGTTACGGAAGGAATCGGCGAAATAGGACCTGTTTTTCGCTCACCATGATTCATTGCATCTGGTAAAAGGACACGTACTCCTTTTTTTGCTAACTTTCTGGCTTGGGTCAATGATAACTCTTTAGCTGACTGCCAACCATGATAGTAAATGATCAACGGTAATGGTTTATTTTTAGCCTCATCTGGAACAACTTCCAATACTGGAATCTTTTTTATATATCGATGTCTGATACTGACCTTCATCTGATTCACTCCTAAAAAATAGCTTTTGCTTACTTAAGTATACACCTTAAATTAATCTTCTTACTATTTTTTGATTTACTCAAAAGATAATGATATTAATAACAAATAAAATTAATTATTTTCTGCATTTTTTATTTTTTTATCCCTTTTATGCCTTTTTATAATGACTCTTACACGCAATAATACCAAAATAAGTATAAATATCCCAAAAATTAGAGCTAGAATTATTACAAATCTACTTGTTTGTTTTGGCGCATCTTTAACTACTTTATGACTTTTTTTGATCGTTTCTAAAGCTTCAGTTGGAACGGAGTATGTTGTACTTTTCTGATCAATAATATCGCACGCATCAGCATAGTTTCCTAAACCATCACTAGCTCTGAGATACATCTTCCCTTCAAGACCTTCTCGGCTCAACTCAATATTGAATTGACCACTTTTATCTGCTACTCCTTCTTGATAATGATAATCGTCATTATCCGTATAAAACAGCTCAATTTGATACGTATTTTTAGACGACGGCATTTTGATCTCACCAGATACCGTTTCATTTTCTTTATTATAATGAACCTTTGAAAAGAAAATCGTTGGCTTATCACTACTAACTAGGTAAGGAATATTTTTGTAATGATACACAACGTCCTCTTCCGATATAAAGCACAAATCAGTTGAGTAAATCCCAATTTTATCCGTTTTAACTGGATTCTTTTCGTAATACATATCTTTGATTTTGATCTTATCTCGATAAAAAATTGTTTCAATAAACCCACTATAAACATTCGTCGGACCATTCAATACAAATCCTGAAAAACTCATATAAGGACGCTTATCAAAAGGGAACGTCAAGTAAACCTCATCTTTTTTCTTTTCAAGACTTGTGGTTTTCCCATCCAATATTTCCTTACGAGCATAACGGCTTGTCAAATCATTTGCCGCATCAAAATTTGATTCCCCCATCGTTTCTTCTCCATAACAAATAATAGGTGAACATAAAAACAACAGACCCATGAGCCATATAAGCTTTTTCATAGTAAAACTCCTTTAACAACCTTGTAACAAAATAGTAACATAAATGACATTTTTTGGACATCTAAAAAAAACATTTTAAAGTTTCTTAAGATTTAAACATTAAATAACTATGCTTAATCTACAAAGTATAAAAGAATTCTTGTCTAAAGAAAAGTTTACTTTTTACTTTTATAGTAACTACGTACTTCAATCTAATAACAAAAAAACTTTGAATCCTTACAAGAAGGAATCAAAGTTTAAATGTACAGCTTATTTTGTTTCACGGTGTAAAGTAACTTTTCTTTCACGTGGGCAATATTTTTGTTTTTCTAAACGATCAGGATTGTTACGTTTATTTTTGCTTGTTAGGTAGTTACGTTCTTTACAAGAAGTACATTCCAAAGTAATGTTTACGCGCATGTGTTTTCCCTCCCATATCTAATTTCGTATTTCTAAGATATTTCTTAGCCTCAAATATCATATCATGTTTGTGCAGGAATTTCTACCCTTTTAACGAAATTTGTAAAGGAAAACTACTTTACAAATCTTATTGAGCTTTATATTCAGCATACGCATTAACGATGGCTGTAACCATAGATTGATTAGGTCTAGTATTTTCACTAGTTAAGTGAGGTAAAATGACACTCACCGCAATCTCTGGGTCATTATACGGTGCATATGCTACTACATTACTGTTTACAGTAACGTGCTCACCTACATTTGTTTCCGCAGTACCTGTTTTTGCAGCAATATCAAGTGCGGCGCCTTGCATGTATTTACCTGTTGTGAAGACACCATTTCCATGAACAACATCATAAAAGCCATTTTGGATGATTTGCATCTGCTCTGGAGTGATATCAACTTTATTCAACGCTTCTGGTTTCTTTTCTTCTTTTAGCTCACCGAGTGAACCATCTGACTTATTATCATAAATTCCTTCAACTACATGTGGCGCAAACCGAGTGCCTCCATTGGCTACAGTAGCAGCATATTGTGCCAGCTGCATCGCTGTGTACGTATCATACTGACCGAAAGACAAATCGAGTAAGTGTCCAGGCATCGGTGCTCTATCAGGGTCATCAAAAGCTTTATTTGTAAAACCTGTTTCTTCACCTGGCAAATCGATCCCAGTCGTAACACCCATTCCGTACTCCCCAAATGTTTTACGTAACACATTAAACAAGGTCGGATCCCCCGTGTTGTAAGGCAGTTGCATGTTATATTGATAATCTGTTTTCATCATTTTTAAGACTAACTTCATCATATAAGCATTGGACGAATACTCTAAGGCTTGTTCTGCACTAAGACGAATTTGATTTCCTAAAACCTTATTGAAAACAGACGATTTCTGCTCACTTCCAAAAATTTGCAAAGGCTCATCAATCAACACATCATTTCCACTGATAACACCTTGTTCATATCCTGCCGATATCGTGGCTCCTTTTACTACCGAACCAGGTTCAAAAGCTTTATTGATTGTAGCAAGTGGATTAGAAGTCAACTCATTTGTTGCAGGATCACGATCTAGTGCAACCATTGCCATCACAGCACCTGTCTTAGGATTCATCACAACAACGTATGCGCCATCCGAATAAGCCGCATTTCCTGTTGCTAGAAGCTGCTGATATTGTGCTCGAACGACTTCTTCTATTTTCGCCTGAAAAGCCATATCAATCGTTAATTTTAAATTCTCACCTTTTTTGCCTTCTGATACAGGTGTTTGTGTCACGATTCTTCCATTGTTGTCCAAAGTTACTTCTGAGATTGCTTTTTGTCCCTGCAATACGTCTTCATATTGCTTTTCTAAATAGCTCGTCCCTACACGATCATTTAGCTCATAACCTTTAGCAATATACTCATCGGCTTCTTCTGCTGGTAAACCAGCCTTTTGCGAAGATACGTTTCCTAATAACCCTCTAAGATCCGTTTCATTCGGATATTCTCGATCCCAGTCCATCCCCGTTGAAACACCAGCAATTTCTGAAGTATGCTCTCCAATTATCGCAATTTCATCCTGAGTAACCCCTTCGTTTTTTATAAAAGCGGTATTTAGCTCTTCAACAGAGTTCATTCGTTTAAAAATAGTAGCTGCTTGCAGAGTATGCTCATCAAAGTTGATTTCCTCTGGCGTAACTTTTTCCACCGTTTTAGCATATAGTGTTCCTTCATCGGTGATTTTATTGCCTTTTTCATCTACTTTATCTTTATCTGTCAAACGTTTTTGGGCTGCTTTTAAATTTTCGGGGTTAGCCAACCAGAAATCCTTTTTATCGCGTTCTGTTAATTCATCTGCGGGTACGTGAATCAAGTCGTTTACTTTATTTGCGATTAATACCATGTCTTTTGGCTGAACCTTTTTGCCACGTGTATAAGTAATCGCTAAATTAGCCTTGTTTCCAACCAGTAAATTACCTTTCGCATCATAAATCTGGCCTCGAGGTGCACTGTTTTTGATTTTTAAAGTAGAGTTTTCCTCTACCTTTTGTGCATATTGCTGTCCTTCGGCAATCTGCAAATAACCTAAGCGAACAATCAATGCCACAAATAAACCAAAAATCACAAAAAACAATAGGTTCAATCGAAACGGAATATGTGATTTTTTATTTTTTTGCGTTATTGGTTCTTCATTATTATTTTTTAATTTATCTAAAAAGCTCATTTTTTTCATTTATTGTTAATCCTCCATGTGAGAAAAGTCTCGCTTCTCTATTGTAACGAAAAAACGCAAAAAAAAATAGAGGGAATCCTCTTACTAAGAAAATATTTAATTTTTAATAAATTAAAATGGACAAAGGTTGGTCACTTTGTCCATTTTTTTAATTATTTTCTACTATAATTCGCTACATCAGCGACCATACTATCCACAAAGATATTCAGATCGATGACTTCTGTTTCTTTACTGCCGTAACGGCGGATATTAACTGTTGCGTCATCCATCTCTTTATCTCCAACAACGATTTGATAAGGAATTTTTTGTGTTTGAGATGCACGGATCTTGTAACCCATTTTCTCATTACGATCATCTACTTCAATACGTAAACCTTGTTCTTGTAGGCGTTTTTTTACTTCATACGCGTAATCTGAATGTGCTTCAACTGATACAGGAATAATTGTTGCTTGAATCGGAGCTAGCCAAGTTGGGAAAGCGCCTTTGTAGACTTCAGTTAAGTAAGCCACAAAACGTTCCATCGTCGAAACGATCCCTCTGTGAATAACCAGCGGACGATGTGTATTTTCCCCATCTTCTCCTACATAAGTCAAATCAAAACGTTCTGGCAATAATGCGTCAATTTGAATTGTAGAGAGTGTTTCTTCCATCCCTAATGCAGTTTTTACTTGAACATCTAGTTTAGGACCATAAAAGGCTGCTTCACCTTCTGCTTCAAAATAATCGATACCTGCTTCATCAGCCGCTTCTTTGATCATTGTTTGAGATCTTTCCCACATTGCATCATCATCAAAGTATTTCTCTTTGTTGTTAGGATCTCTTAAGCTTAAACGGAAACGGTAGTCTGTTACATCAAAATCAGCATAAACTTCTACCATTAACTTCAATGTGCGTAGGAATTCTTCTTTGATTTGATCAGGACGTACAAAGGTATGCCCATCATTCAATGTCATTTCACGCACACGTTGTAACCCAGATAACGCCCCAGATTTTTCATAACGGTGCATCATACCTAATTCTGCGATTCTAATTGGTAATTCACGGTAGCTGTGGATATCATTTTTATAAACCATCATGTGATGTGGACAGTTCATTGGACGAAGGACTAGCATTTCGCCATCTCCCATATCCATTGGTGGAAACATGTCTTCATGATAGTGATCCCAGTGACCAGATCTCTTATAAAACTCAACGTTGGCCATGATTGGTGTATACACATGTTGATAACCTAAGCTGATTTCTTTATCTGTAATATAACGTTCAATGGTGCGGCGGATTGTGGCACCTTTTGGTAACCAGAATGGTAATCCTGAACCAACATCTGGATTAAGCATAAATAAGTCTAGCTCTTTTCCTAATTTACGGTGGTCACGTTCTTTCGCTTCTTCACGCATCTTGATAAATTCTTTTAAATCTTTTTTATCAAAGAAAGCTGTTCCGTAAATACGTTGCATCATTTGATTGTTGGAGTTTCCTCTCCAATACGCACCAGCTACTGATAATAATTGGAACACTTGGATACGTCCAGTTGATGGCACATGGACACCTCGACATAAATCAACGAAATCGCCTTGATCATAAACGGTGATCACTTCATCTTCTGGAAGCTCTGAAATCAATTCAACTTTATAAGGATCATCTGCAAATAATTCTAACGCTTCACTCTTAGAAACAACTTTGCGGACGATTGGATTATTTTCTTTGACGATTTTCATCATTTCAGCTTCAATCGCTGGTAAATCTTCTGCTGTGATTGGATTCTCACCATTATCAGTGTCATAGTAAAAACCAGAATCAATGGCTGGACCAACACCAAATTTGATTTTTGGGAATAAACGACGTAATGCGTTAGCCATTAAGTGCGCAGATGAATGACGTAAAATCCCAAGTGCATCCTCGTGATCTGGTGTTACGATTTCAATGTTCCCGTCTTCTTCGATTGGGCGACTCAAATCTATTAATGTGCCATTGAATTTCCCTGCTAATGCTTTTTTAGCTAAACTGTTACTGATACTTTTAGCGATGTCTAATGTTGATGAGCCAGGCTCAAATTCTTTGACTGCGCCATCTGGGAATGTAATTTTGAGTGACATTTTTGTTTCCTCCAATTTTTTTATTATTGATTATGAGAATGTTCGACTTTCCAACAAAATAAGCACGTTTGAGCAAAAAAATAAGTCCTAGCATCTGATAAAGATCATCAGACACTAGGACGAAAAGTTCGTGGTTCCACCTATTTTTAAACACAGCAAACAGCCATGTTCCTCAAGCGTGTTAACGGGACGGCCGCCTTTGCTTCAACAAAGGTTGGAAAAAGTGGTCATTCCTTGTGCAGGTCTGGAAAATTTTCAGCCGAGATTTTCCTCTCTAAAAGACTGCTTGCAAGTTCAGTTGTCTTTCTCATCAATCATTTATGTGTTAATTTAAACACTTCTTGAAATAAAAAGCAAGTATTTCTTTAAAATGCTTATTTTTTCCATTGACCTCCTTGTGCGTAGCGTCCTTTTTTCATTTCATTTACAATAACATGGATGTTCTCTTTGGGCGCTCCAGTATTTTTAGATACTACTTCTGTAATTTCTTTAACCATATTAGTTAGTTGTTCCTCACTGCGACCTTCAACTAGTTCAACGTGAATAAATGGCATCATGTTTCCTCCGTTCAATTTTTGATTGTTCTTCTTACAATAATATCACTTTATACAAAAAAATATTTATTTCTCAGCCCTCAAAATAAACAGCGACGCCTCTTGATTCATAAACAAATTCTCTCCATGATAAAAAATTTGGCATGGAAATACATTTTAGTAACGTTTTTCCCTTACTCAATTATTTCCCTAGTTTTTTATTT
The Enterococcus silesiacus DNA segment above includes these coding regions:
- a CDS encoding alpha-glucosidase/alpha-galactosidase (catalyses the hydrolysis of terminal non-reducing alpha-D-galactose residues in alpha-D-galactosides), yielding MTKISFIGAGSTIFAKNVLGDAMLTPSLQDSEIALYDIDEVRLKESELMLKTINKNSNAGRATIQIYADRKEALRDSDFVINAIQVGGYEPSTVIDFEIPKKYGLKQTIADTTGIGGIFRGLRTLPVMFEFAKEIEEVCPNAWLLNYTNPMCILTMGMLKATKVKTVGLCHSVQVCVPELFKHLGIDKEYDLDDFQWKIAGINHMAWLLEITKEGKDFYPEIKRLASLKTEPHDDAVRFELMKHFGYYVTESSEHNAEYHPYFIKKNYPELIDTLNIPIDEYLRRCVKQIEDWEKQRADIVHNGSLEHTRSREYASYIMDAITTGNPTVIAGNVLNKGLITNLPEDSCVEVPCLVDKNGVQPAYVGHLPTQLAALNRTNINVQELTVEAAMTLKKDKIYQAALLDPHTNSELSIDEIKAMVDELIEAHRDYLPEYH
- a CDS encoding S9 family serine peptidase, producing MKVSIRHRYIKKIPVLEVVPDEAKNKPLPLIIYYHGWQSAKELSLTQARKLAKKGVRVLLPDAMNHGERKTGPISPIPSVTFWASIQYNIIEFAQLVRHFDKQALIESDKIGVGGVSMGGITTCALLSQHPEIKAAACMMGTPAPLRYIERVMERSAEMNFFVPSDLPLLLSWVANYDLSKMPETLAERPVLFWHGTKDPKIPYEDMADFYQMVKGESYAKHSQFITGEGEGHLVKGEMMDVVADFFEKELKIEHDYLKNE
- a CDS encoding 50S ribosomal protein L33, which codes for MRVNITLECTSCKERNYLTSKNKRNNPDRLEKQKYCPRERKVTLHRETK
- a CDS encoding cell division protein FtsI — translated: MKKMSFLDKLKNNNEEPITQKNKKSHIPFRLNLLFFVIFGLFVALIVRLGYLQIAEGQQYAQKVEENSTLKIKNSAPRGQIYDAKGNLLVGNKANLAITYTRGKKVQPKDMVLIANKVNDLIHVPADELTERDKKDFWLANPENLKAAQKRLTDKDKVDEKGNKITDEGTLYAKTVEKVTPEEINFDEHTLQAATIFKRMNSVEELNTAFIKNEGVTQDEIAIIGEHTSEIAGVSTGMDWDREYPNETDLRGLLGNVSSQKAGLPAEEADEYIAKGYELNDRVGTSYLEKQYEDVLQGQKAISEVTLDNNGRIVTQTPVSEGKKGENLKLTIDMAFQAKIEEVVRAQYQQLLATGNAAYSDGAYVVVMNPKTGAVMAMVALDRDPATNELTSNPLATINKAFEPGSVVKGATISAGYEQGVISGNDVLIDEPLQIFGSEQKSSVFNKVLGNQIRLSAEQALEYSSNAYMMKLVLKMMKTDYQYNMQLPYNTGDPTLFNVLRKTFGEYGMGVTTGIDLPGEETGFTNKAFDDPDRAPMPGHLLDLSFGQYDTYTAMQLAQYAATVANGGTRFAPHVVEGIYDNKSDGSLGELKEEKKPEALNKVDITPEQMQIIQNGFYDVVHGNGVFTTGKYMQGAALDIAAKTGTAETNVGEHVTVNSNVVAYAPYNDPEIAVSVILPHLTSENTRPNQSMVTAIVNAYAEYKAQ
- a CDS encoding threonine--tRNA ligase, which gives rise to MSLKITFPDGAVKEFEPGSSTLDIAKSISNSLAKKALAGKFNGTLIDLSRPIEEDGNIEIVTPDHEDALGILRHSSAHLMANALRRLFPKIKFGVGPAIDSGFYYDTDNGENPITAEDLPAIEAEMMKIVKENNPIVRKVVSKSEALELFADDPYKVELISELPEDEVITVYDQGDFVDLCRGVHVPSTGRIQVFQLLSVAGAYWRGNSNNQMMQRIYGTAFFDKKDLKEFIKMREEAKERDHRKLGKELDLFMLNPDVGSGLPFWLPKGATIRRTIERYITDKEISLGYQHVYTPIMANVEFYKRSGHWDHYHEDMFPPMDMGDGEMLVLRPMNCPHHMMVYKNDIHSYRELPIRIAELGMMHRYEKSGALSGLQRVREMTLNDGHTFVRPDQIKEEFLRTLKLMVEVYADFDVTDYRFRLSLRDPNNKEKYFDDDAMWERSQTMIKEAADEAGIDYFEAEGEAAFYGPKLDVQVKTALGMEETLSTIQIDALLPERFDLTYVGEDGENTHRPLVIHRGIVSTMERFVAYLTEVYKGAFPTWLAPIQATIIPVSVEAHSDYAYEVKKRLQEQGLRIEVDDRNEKMGYKIRASQTQKIPYQIVVGDKEMDDATVNIRRYGSKETEVIDLNIFVDSMVADVANYSRK
- a CDS encoding 4-oxalocrotonate tautomerase, which gives rise to MPFIHVELVEGRSEEQLTNMVKEITEVVSKNTGAPKENIHVIVNEMKKGRYAQGGQWKK